A single genomic interval of Lathyrus oleraceus cultivar Zhongwan6 chromosome 7, CAAS_Psat_ZW6_1.0, whole genome shotgun sequence harbors:
- the LOC127102390 gene encoding uncharacterized protein LOC127102390 — protein MTQQSSPTHMYVPAETSGSSSPTSSANKLFQMINLEELVLNVSHLSMVHPPPQKKATPYVSKNVKTSGKSSEPIILSKDKNVIEEESRSKGSELRNPSMHVDDTENPTEVERSAIDKELRKFVASVLKEVNSDVFPNVQTSLAKEPSYDNEFSEKAEESVPEHAARERISKNKVDFVTNVEGLSSDEEPLTNIVPPSTTKRLQRPKGNIVAFEDSPSMEEKRKASGLKERGKLSLLVNPSLNVEKDVRDITPIKRSANKKPRDTMPKAPLDNASLHYVKNAERWNLVKEFVVSITDGCDDTKSADYGKVKLEVTDDQVSKEITAKQVRHWPNKGKLPSGIHVPDIVMTSSQAPGPATSKKSVIAQLKETCKELEGSIISNTITKIKLETLMKAMMEEEKKEVVRGGDGNE, from the exons GAATGTTTCCCATCTATCCATGGTTCATCCTCCTCCTCAGAAGAAAGCTACACCTTATGTGTCAAAAAATGTTAAGACTTCTGGTAAGTCCTCCGAACCTATAATCCTCAGTAAAGATAAAAATGTTATTGAAGAAGAATCTAGGTCTAAAGGGTCTGAATTAAGAAACCCTAGTATGCATGTTGACGACACCGAAAATCCCACGGAAGTAGAAAGAAGTGCAATTGATAAGGAACTTAGGAAGTTTGTTGCATCTGTTTTGAAGGAAGTAAACTCAGATGTTTTTCCAAATGTTCAAACATCTTTGGCAAAAGAACCAAGCTATGACAACGAATTTAGTGAAAAAGCTGAGGAAAGTGTTCCTGAACATGCTGCTCGTGAGAGAATAAGTAAAAATAAAGTTGATTTTGTTACCAATGTTGAAGGACTATCTTCTGATGAAGAACCCCTTACAAATATTGTTCCTCCTAGTACTACTAAGAGACTACAGAGACCTAAAGGAAATATAGTTGCATTTGAAGATTCTCCCTCCATGGAAGAGAAGAGAAAGGCTAGTGGTTTGAAAG AAAGAGGAAAGTTGTCTCTTCTAGTGAATCCGAGTTTGAATGTTGAAAAGGATGTCCGGGATATCACCCCTATAAAAAGATCTGCTAACAAGAAGCCTCGTGATACTATGCCCAAAGCTCCACTAGACAATGCATCGTTACATTATGTGAAGAATGCAGAAAGGTGGAA CTTAGTAAAGGAGTTTGTGGTGAGTATCACTGATGGATGTGATGATACGAAGAGTGCCGACTATGGAAAG GTTAAGCTGGAAGTTACTGATGATCAGGTTAGCAAAGAAATCACTGCCAAGCAGGTTAGACATTGGCCGAATAAAGGGAAGTTGCCTTCTG GAATACATGTCCCAGACATTGTTATGACATCCTCTCAGGCACCTGGCCCTGCCACCTCCAAGAAGAGTGTCATTGCTCAGCTGAAGGAAACTTGTAAAGAGCTGGAGGGTTCCATCATATCTAACACTATAACAAAGATTAAACTTGAGACATTAATGAAGGCTATGATGGAAGAAGAGAAGAAGGAAGTTGTACGAGGTGGTGATGGTAATGAATGA